A window of Haliscomenobacter hydrossis DSM 1100 contains these coding sequences:
- a CDS encoding serine/threonine-protein kinase: MNIVQIALKGSGYFCNVKQVREEESGNSYALKELKKEHFDNDDYKNRLHREIELLRVLSESTNIIELIDSFFDETNKKLYYLMPYANFNLHEYVKNNNQKLSNEDRFSIIEQIISAIKFAHSKSVLHRDLSPNNILVFQNSQDNRPSIKVSDFGLGKNEESLSFYTHSSASGYGQALYVSPEQREKLKDSTIKSDIYSLGKVIYFIWTGKDPIDLKNCGFSSLISKAINEDPKDRFQNIEELEKSYLRIKKVMVSQSIPDEYKTLNDLASNMSVVDWHQFHQLALVEVNFNSVYSSYVSPVVQILNTNQNLEKYYRELGNELKDFTIFFCSKLVQCLSTTGWPFKATSEFGSLLKRIYLLVKSEEVELLCLKHLWLIGYKYDQWSVQSDFKNAIIQKEVKEYIAPQLGEFIVESEVECDLSSFEGVKLPIFVKVSIIEGDSAAKEKREKKKKDDYLDLF; the protein is encoded by the coding sequence ATGAATATAGTTCAAATAGCGCTAAAAGGAAGTGGATATTTCTGCAATGTTAAACAAGTTAGAGAAGAAGAATCTGGAAATTCATATGCTTTAAAAGAATTAAAGAAAGAGCATTTCGACAATGATGACTACAAGAATAGGCTTCACAGAGAAATTGAATTACTGAGAGTTCTAAGTGAATCCACAAACATTATTGAGTTAATTGATTCCTTTTTCGATGAAACAAATAAAAAACTATATTACTTAATGCCTTATGCAAACTTCAACCTCCATGAGTACGTAAAGAATAACAATCAAAAGTTAAGCAACGAAGATAGGTTCTCCATTATAGAACAAATTATTTCTGCAATTAAATTTGCTCATTCAAAATCTGTTTTACATCGAGATTTATCCCCAAATAATATACTTGTTTTTCAGAATAGCCAAGATAATAGGCCATCAATTAAAGTATCAGATTTTGGATTAGGTAAAAATGAGGAATCATTATCTTTTTATACTCACTCAAGTGCAAGTGGTTACGGGCAAGCACTTTATGTTTCGCCAGAACAAAGAGAAAAGCTAAAAGATTCAACCATCAAAAGTGATATTTACTCATTGGGGAAAGTCATTTATTTTATTTGGACAGGAAAGGACCCAATAGATTTAAAAAATTGTGGTTTTTCTTCTTTAATATCAAAAGCAATAAATGAAGACCCAAAAGATAGGTTTCAAAATATTGAAGAACTTGAAAAAAGTTATTTACGAATAAAAAAAGTAATGGTAAGCCAATCTATTCCAGATGAATATAAAACGTTGAATGATTTAGCTAGCAATATGTCTGTAGTCGATTGGCATCAATTCCATCAATTGGCCTTAGTGGAAGTAAATTTTAACAGTGTTTATTCAAGTTATGTTTCTCCTGTAGTTCAGATTCTAAATACAAATCAAAATTTGGAAAAATATTATAGAGAACTTGGGAATGAATTGAAAGATTTTACAATTTTTTTTTGTTCAAAGCTAGTTCAGTGTCTTTCCACCACAGGCTGGCCTTTTAAAGCAACTAGTGAATTCGGTTCTTTATTAAAGCGAATATATCTTTTGGTCAAATCAGAAGAAGTCGAATTATTATGCTTGAAACATTTGTGGCTTATTGGATATAAATACGACCAATGGTCAGTTCAAAGTGATTTTAAAAATGCAATCATACAAAAAGAAGTAAAGGAATATATTGCGCCTCAGTTAGGGGAATTTATTGTTGAGTCTGAAGTGGAATGCGATCTTTCTTCTTTTGAAGGTGTAAAGCTACCAATCTTTGTAAAAGTATCAATAATAGAAGGCGATTCTGCCGCCAAGGAAAAAAGAGAAAAGAAAAAAAAGGATGATTATCTTGATCTTTTCTGA
- the rlmD gene encoding 23S rRNA (uracil(1939)-C(5))-methyltransferase RlmD — protein sequence MARRKKNVILSNVQFFGIADEGKAVGKTEDGQVVFAKGVVPGDSADVLVLKKRKGHIQGVVRQINTFSSERVEPVCSHFGTCGGCKWQNLDYAAQLRHKAVVVENALIRLGKISVGEWLPILAAESPYYYRNKMEFAFSCKQWLTHEEINSEKSNAADVLGFHPAGGFDKVIDIQHCWLQPDPSNEVRNTVRTIAIAQGLSFYDVKKHEGFLRNLMLRITTTGETMALIAFGEDNPDLRRPFLEEVERRLPQITTLVYCINTKMNDTIWDLPVHTWSGKGYAEEQLGHVRFRIGPKSFFQTNTRQGENLYDVVTRFANLQGHENVYDLYTGIGSIGLYVAKDCKQVVGIEEVAAAIDDAKINAEVNGVENVKFYVGDVRAILTTEFAAQHGKPDLLITDPPRAGMHEDVINMLLELEAPRIVYVSCNPGTQARDLGRLSTKYQVLKVQPVDMFPHTHHIESVALLELNKS from the coding sequence ATGGCCAGAAGGAAGAAAAATGTAATCCTCTCCAATGTGCAATTTTTTGGCATTGCCGACGAGGGAAAAGCAGTAGGTAAAACCGAAGATGGGCAGGTTGTATTCGCCAAAGGGGTCGTACCCGGCGATAGTGCAGATGTACTGGTGCTCAAAAAACGCAAAGGTCATATTCAAGGAGTTGTCCGGCAAATCAACACGTTTTCCAGCGAAAGGGTAGAACCCGTATGTAGTCATTTTGGTACTTGTGGCGGATGCAAATGGCAAAACCTGGACTATGCCGCGCAGCTGCGGCATAAAGCGGTGGTCGTCGAAAATGCCTTGATCCGCTTGGGTAAAATTTCGGTTGGCGAGTGGTTGCCCATCCTGGCCGCCGAAAGTCCTTATTACTACCGCAACAAAATGGAGTTTGCCTTTTCCTGCAAACAGTGGCTCACCCACGAAGAAATCAATAGTGAGAAGAGCAATGCCGCCGATGTATTGGGTTTTCATCCGGCTGGTGGTTTCGATAAAGTGATTGACATCCAGCATTGCTGGTTGCAACCCGATCCTTCCAATGAAGTGCGCAATACCGTGCGGACCATTGCCATCGCCCAAGGGCTGAGCTTTTACGATGTAAAAAAACACGAAGGTTTTTTGCGCAATCTCATGTTGCGCATCACCACCACGGGAGAAACCATGGCTTTGATTGCTTTTGGCGAAGACAATCCCGATTTGCGCAGGCCATTCCTGGAAGAAGTAGAACGCCGCTTGCCACAAATCACTACGCTGGTCTATTGCATCAACACCAAGATGAATGATACCATTTGGGATTTGCCAGTACATACCTGGTCGGGGAAGGGCTATGCTGAAGAGCAACTGGGACACGTACGTTTCCGCATTGGACCCAAGTCTTTTTTTCAAACAAATACCCGTCAAGGTGAGAATTTATACGATGTGGTTACTCGCTTTGCCAACTTACAAGGACATGAAAATGTTTATGACCTGTATACCGGGATCGGGAGCATTGGTTTGTATGTAGCCAAAGATTGCAAACAAGTAGTGGGCATCGAGGAAGTAGCCGCGGCTATTGATGATGCAAAAATAAACGCAGAAGTCAATGGTGTGGAAAACGTCAAGTTTTATGTCGGAGATGTTCGCGCCATTTTGACCACTGAGTTTGCTGCTCAGCACGGCAAGCCGGATTTGCTGATCACCGATCCACCTCGCGCAGGCATGCATGAAGACGTGATCAATATGCTCTTGGAGCTCGAAGCCCCACGTATCGTTTACGTCAGTTGTAATCCGGGCACCCAAGCGCGGGATTTGGGGCGTTTGTCCACCAAATACCAGGTGCTCAAAGTACAACCCGTAGACATGTTCCCGCATACCCACCACATCGAAAGTGTGGCATTATTGGAGTTGAATAAATCTTGA
- a CDS encoding stage II sporulation protein M has translation MRETQFIEQNKEKWGEFENILEDEYKDPDKLNDLFIQITDDLSYSRTFYPNRSVRVYLNGLAQSIFHDVHKSPTSPWRAFQHFWLEELPQLYFEARRDMLVAFLVFALALGIGVLSCAMDPDFPEIILGQSYLDMTESNIKNGDPMAVYKQKGMFNMALGITLNNLMVALLTFLTGVFIGMGSVIVLIFNGIMVGVFQYFFVEKGLFLESFLTIWIHGTIEISCIIVAGAAGLTMGRGLAFPDTYARDRAFQLSARRGMKMMIGIAPLIILAGFIEGFLTRYTDTPQIIRALFILISLGFVLSYFMWYPAIKARIGFAPPLYNTDLNPDLNLKINYRSIKRNGEVFTESFLFLRNHFQTIVILVGGVTALYCTAVFSLSPAINEEVFVLPTDLFLYLGDFDDIIFNHHIAALPFIMGLCVMILTTGVNRLMIRDSDKTWPSWSKLGKDLFAALPGTFVLLLLFYAPGGITWLIGSMVFPLALLWIFINQREAGGNPFTGMQRTFALALPQRGRVWALSLILLSTSMFFLGLMHTGVVGFFLDVLTWIVNLPPEKMDQFGIVFMMALQMFMTFFVFALIIIGMGLLYYTLSGIQDAGDLWEKIGKIGEQRKIRGLERE, from the coding sequence ATGCGCGAAACCCAATTTATTGAGCAGAACAAGGAAAAGTGGGGCGAGTTTGAAAACATCCTGGAGGATGAATACAAAGACCCCGACAAGCTCAATGATCTGTTTATCCAGATCACGGATGACCTGTCCTATTCCCGAACGTTTTACCCCAACCGCTCGGTACGGGTATACCTCAATGGCCTGGCGCAAAGCATTTTTCACGACGTACACAAAAGTCCTACTTCACCCTGGCGGGCCTTCCAGCATTTTTGGCTGGAGGAATTGCCCCAACTGTACTTCGAGGCCCGTCGCGACATGCTAGTGGCTTTCCTGGTGTTTGCACTCGCCCTGGGCATTGGGGTACTTTCCTGTGCCATGGACCCCGATTTTCCAGAAATCATTTTGGGGCAAAGTTACCTGGACATGACCGAAAGCAACATCAAAAATGGCGACCCCATGGCGGTGTACAAGCAAAAGGGCATGTTCAACATGGCGCTGGGCATTACCCTCAACAACCTGATGGTGGCGCTTCTGACTTTTTTGACCGGGGTGTTTATTGGGATGGGCTCGGTGATTGTGCTCATTTTTAATGGCATTATGGTGGGGGTGTTCCAGTACTTTTTTGTAGAAAAAGGTTTATTTCTGGAGTCTTTCCTCACCATTTGGATACACGGTACCATCGAAATTTCCTGCATCATTGTGGCCGGAGCGGCGGGCCTCACCATGGGGCGAGGGCTGGCATTTCCGGATACTTACGCCCGCGACCGCGCTTTTCAACTTTCGGCAAGGCGGGGCATGAAAATGATGATCGGCATTGCACCTTTGATCATTTTGGCGGGATTCATCGAGGGGTTTTTGACCCGTTACACCGATACGCCACAAATCATCAGGGCTTTGTTTATTTTGATTTCGCTGGGGTTTGTGTTGAGTTATTTCATGTGGTATCCGGCCATCAAGGCGCGGATCGGGTTTGCGCCACCGTTGTACAACACCGACCTTAATCCAGATCTCAACTTAAAAATCAATTACCGCAGCATCAAGCGCAACGGAGAGGTGTTTACGGAGTCCTTTCTTTTTCTACGCAATCACTTCCAAACCATCGTCATTTTGGTGGGAGGGGTTACCGCCTTGTATTGTACAGCGGTATTTTCGCTGAGTCCAGCCATCAATGAGGAGGTTTTTGTGCTTCCTACCGACTTATTCCTTTATTTGGGCGATTTTGACGACATCATTTTCAACCACCATATCGCGGCTTTGCCCTTTATCATGGGGCTATGCGTGATGATTTTGACTACGGGCGTCAATCGCCTGATGATTCGGGATAGTGACAAAACCTGGCCCAGTTGGAGCAAGTTGGGCAAAGACTTGTTTGCCGCCCTGCCGGGTACCTTTGTGCTGTTGTTGCTTTTTTATGCTCCGGGTGGAATCACCTGGTTGATCGGCAGCATGGTTTTTCCTTTGGCCTTGCTCTGGATTTTCATCAACCAGCGCGAAGCAGGGGGCAACCCCTTTACGGGCATGCAACGCACTTTTGCTTTGGCTTTGCCGCAACGGGGTAGGGTGTGGGCCTTGTCATTGATTTTACTGAGTACCAGCATGTTTTTTCTGGGCTTGATGCATACCGGGGTAGTTGGCTTTTTCCTGGACGTCCTCACCTGGATCGTGAATCTGCCCCCCGAAAAAATGGATCAGTTTGGCATCGTGTTTATGATGGCGCTGCAAATGTTTATGACCTTTTTTGTGTTTGCCCTGATCATCATTGGGATGGGGCTGCTGTATTATACCTTGTCCGGCATTCAGGATGCAGGCGATTTGTGGGAGAAAATTGGGAAAATTGGGGAGCAGCGGAAGATTAGGGGATTGGAGCGGGAGTAG
- a CDS encoding type IV toxin-antitoxin system AbiEi family antitoxin domain-containing protein — translation MTAATKIESIFSSNAGYARTADILAAGIHFSQLKKLVEEGTVTQLKREYYRWEGQAYWGSELPEIARLIPKGVFCLFTAAEFHWVSTFQSWQYHVAVERSTKVTGLDVERIKLYYWSESLLEFGIENIKTEGGNIWMTDPARTVCDIVKYRNKIGKDLMLEVIRAYVQRKDKNINLLLDYARKLRVEKIIRPYLEITV, via the coding sequence ATGACCGCCGCAACCAAAATAGAATCCATTTTTTCATCCAACGCCGGATATGCCCGCACCGCAGATATCCTTGCCGCAGGCATTCACTTTTCCCAACTCAAAAAGCTTGTTGAAGAAGGAACCGTGACCCAACTCAAGCGAGAGTATTATCGCTGGGAAGGCCAGGCTTATTGGGGTAGTGAACTCCCAGAAATAGCCCGCTTGATACCCAAGGGCGTATTTTGTCTATTTACGGCGGCAGAGTTTCATTGGGTGAGCACTTTTCAATCTTGGCAATATCATGTAGCAGTAGAGCGCTCTACAAAGGTTACAGGATTGGATGTAGAGCGGATAAAATTGTACTACTGGTCGGAGTCACTGTTGGAGTTCGGTATTGAAAACATCAAAACTGAGGGAGGGAATATTTGGATGACAGACCCTGCTAGAACGGTGTGTGACATAGTAAAGTACCGCAATAAAATAGGTAAAGACCTAATGCTAGAGGTTATCCGTGCCTATGTCCAACGAAAGGATAAAAACATCAATCTGCTGCTAGACTATGCTCGAAAGCTAAGAGTGGAAAAAATCATCAGACCTTATTTAGAGATCACAGTATGA
- a CDS encoding RDD family protein, which translates to MQTIEIKTTQNVTIEYELASLWERGLSTFIDLCIISLACLLVPLGLSALGLAKLISFQLIFMICFVSFFFGYFFLLESIMGGQTLGKQIMNIRVVRLDGEIPTINDYLLRAVFQYVDTILSAGILAAMLISSTTRQQRLGDMTAGTTVIRKRNNLRVHLKSVLNIDTLESYEPVYPQVKMLNEQDMLTIKQVISRLRKYPNDAHGEVAAALARNLKELLDIHETQQFDELEFLRTLLRDYIVLTR; encoded by the coding sequence ATGCAAACCATCGAAATCAAAACCACTCAGAACGTTACCATTGAGTACGAACTGGCTTCGTTATGGGAGCGCGGCTTGTCGACCTTCATCGATTTGTGCATCATTTCCCTGGCTTGTCTTTTGGTTCCGCTTGGCCTCAGTGCCCTGGGTTTGGCAAAACTGATCAGCTTCCAGCTGATTTTTATGATCTGCTTTGTCAGCTTTTTCTTTGGTTATTTCTTTTTGTTGGAGAGCATTATGGGTGGACAAACCCTGGGCAAACAGATCATGAACATCCGGGTGGTGCGCCTCGATGGTGAAATTCCTACAATAAACGATTACCTCCTGCGGGCCGTTTTTCAATACGTGGATACGATTCTTTCGGCAGGGATTTTAGCCGCAATGCTCATCAGTTCTACCACCCGCCAACAGCGCCTAGGGGACATGACTGCGGGCACTACCGTGATCCGCAAGCGCAACAACTTAAGGGTACACCTCAAAAGCGTGCTCAACATCGATACCCTGGAAAGTTACGAACCCGTTTACCCCCAGGTAAAAATGCTGAATGAACAAGATATGCTTACCATCAAACAAGTGATCAGCCGCTTGCGCAAATACCCGAATGATGCGCACGGGGAAGTAGCTGCCGCCTTGGCTCGCAATCTCAAAGAATTGTTGGACATCCATGAAACCCAGCAATTCGATGAACTGGAGTTTTTGCGTACCCTCTTGCGGGACTATATCGTGCTAACGCGATAA
- a CDS encoding TlpA family protein disulfide reductase, with amino-acid sequence MILKTYKPILLTLFVFAGTWVMAQNDPMDDCTAFRLQLVRGFMKGKSADSIVLASTTNEKFLKFYRELEGDSKLSIDFNALMGIDSLKVAYKNLLRDQYLGKPFVEIKAKNLNGEKILAPQAGTITVLNTWFTRCKPCLEEMPALNQLLGRYEKDTSVKFISIARSSKEDVALLLNKHKFSYEIIADEKWKILSELCLRDYPANIIVDSAGIIRYFHLGIADIDEMEGVINQLKQ; translated from the coding sequence ATGATATTGAAAACCTATAAGCCCATTTTGTTGACCCTGTTTGTTTTCGCTGGAACCTGGGTGATGGCACAAAATGACCCAATGGACGACTGTACAGCGTTCAGACTACAACTCGTGCGGGGTTTTATGAAAGGCAAATCAGCCGATTCCATCGTATTGGCCAGTACCACCAATGAAAAATTCCTGAAATTTTATAGAGAACTGGAAGGTGACAGCAAGCTTTCTATAGATTTCAATGCCTTGATGGGCATAGATTCTTTGAAGGTGGCATATAAAAACTTGTTGAGAGATCAGTACCTTGGAAAGCCCTTTGTAGAAATCAAAGCCAAAAACCTGAATGGGGAAAAAATCCTGGCCCCACAAGCAGGAACCATCACGGTACTAAATACCTGGTTTACCCGCTGTAAGCCATGTTTGGAAGAGATGCCCGCCCTGAACCAGCTATTAGGGCGGTATGAAAAGGATACGAGCGTGAAATTCATTTCCATCGCCCGAAGCAGCAAAGAAGATGTAGCCCTTCTGCTCAACAAACATAAATTTTCCTACGAGATCATTGCCGATGAAAAATGGAAAATTCTATCCGAACTTTGTCTTAGAGATTACCCGGCGAATATCATTGTGGATTCAGCAGGGATCATTCGGTATTTCCACCTGGGTATAGCCGATATAGACGAAATGGAAGGGGTGATCAATCAACTAAAACAATAA
- a CDS encoding response regulator transcription factor, translating into MKVLICESEEILLAAIEFRLKKQGLEVVYSKKKASILDDVQIHNPDLIIVDADMGKQSGLEIIQQIQDLGARATILLLVDPDEEELTAKALKMGIADFLSKPFKPSELILRVKKALNIL; encoded by the coding sequence ATGAAAGTACTCATTTGTGAAAGTGAAGAGATTTTACTGGCCGCCATAGAATTTCGCTTGAAGAAGCAAGGATTGGAAGTCGTCTACAGTAAAAAAAAGGCTTCTATTCTGGATGATGTCCAAATCCATAATCCCGATTTGATCATTGTTGATGCCGACATGGGGAAGCAGTCGGGTTTGGAAATCATCCAACAAATCCAAGATTTAGGGGCTCGTGCCACGATTTTGTTGCTGGTGGACCCCGATGAAGAAGAACTGACCGCCAAGGCCTTAAAAATGGGAATAGCCGATTTTTTGTCTAAACCTTTTAAACCTTCGGAGTTGATTTTGCGGGTAAAAAAAGCGCTCAACATCTTGTAA
- a CDS encoding transglycosylase domain-containing protein yields MESITEWLRTIRHYIGLGLAPLWQSLRSVFIWPITWKVALGYLTVGFAGILLCLTILITFVANGFFGVVPSKSELRLIRNSTASEVYSRDGVLIGRYFFTNRVNAELNELSDTLVNALIATEDARFMKHSGIDLRALFRVLFRSIVLNEDSSGGGSTLSQQLAKNLYPRRVYRVATMLINKIREMVIARRIEDVYTKKELLGMYLNTVSFSDNVFGIKVAAQRFFNKSPKDLKIEEAAILVGMLKATTSYNPRKNTSKALERRNLVLERMHKYKYLSDAELDSLANLPLRLEYDSLDMQNEGLATYFREYVRQELEGILKNFRKPNGEPYNHYTDGLKIYTTIDARLQNHAEQAVFEQMPKIQRRFNGEWSNQDPWENPENLRKILNANSIYQGWKAKGYSHEGIIRRMSEKYPMELFDWKNGSIHREMSQLDSIKYYLHQLNTGLIAIEPETGAVRAWVGGFDHKFVKYDHVKSSRQVGSTFKPILYAQAVESGMDPCKYFPNQPKMYAEYENWQPKNSDNSYGGGYSLEGALTKSVNTVSVQIIMETGINPVRKLAGEMGIKSKIPYAPSIALGTVETSLQEMVQAYSVFVNRGIKRPFFFIERIETADGDLIADFGPNENVEPEKRVLSERTADIMLKMMRSVTSGGTASSVRWKFGINSDFAGKTGTTQNQSDGWFIGLTQKLVAGVWVGAESPIIHFKSLDSGQGAATALPIWGAFMKRVYEDPRFSSWKDVKMAVLPDSTRNRISCAHRIWYPSDSLLLDSLGNPLNPTVEGDSTIIGTDTDLTREDKKEERKKRREQKQLEKGLLNGNKEEEKDTDPDGN; encoded by the coding sequence ATGGAAAGTATAACCGAGTGGCTACGAACAATTAGGCATTATATTGGCCTAGGGCTTGCACCGCTTTGGCAATCACTCCGCAGTGTCTTTATCTGGCCAATCACCTGGAAAGTAGCTTTGGGCTACCTCACTGTTGGTTTTGCGGGCATTTTATTGTGCCTGACCATCCTCATCACCTTTGTGGCAAACGGATTTTTTGGCGTTGTTCCATCCAAATCGGAGCTACGGCTGATTCGCAATAGTACGGCTTCAGAAGTGTATTCTCGCGACGGCGTATTGATTGGACGCTACTTCTTTACCAACCGGGTCAACGCGGAATTGAACGAATTGTCGGATACCCTGGTCAACGCCCTCATCGCTACCGAAGATGCCCGCTTCATGAAGCACAGCGGCATCGATCTGCGGGCCTTGTTTCGGGTTTTGTTCCGTTCCATCGTTTTGAACGAAGATTCCTCGGGTGGAGGAAGTACGCTCAGCCAGCAATTGGCAAAAAACCTCTACCCGCGGCGGGTTTACCGCGTAGCCACCATGCTCATCAATAAAATCCGGGAAATGGTCATCGCCCGGCGCATTGAAGATGTATACACCAAAAAGGAATTGTTGGGGATGTACCTCAACACCGTATCCTTCAGTGACAACGTCTTCGGGATCAAAGTGGCCGCGCAGCGGTTTTTTAATAAATCGCCGAAAGACCTTAAAATAGAAGAAGCAGCGATTTTGGTGGGCATGCTCAAGGCCACTACTTCGTACAATCCACGTAAAAACACGTCGAAAGCGCTGGAACGCAGGAATCTTGTTCTGGAGCGCATGCACAAGTACAAGTACCTTAGTGATGCAGAATTGGATTCTTTGGCCAACCTGCCTTTGCGCCTGGAGTACGATTCGCTAGACATGCAAAATGAGGGTTTGGCTACCTATTTCCGCGAATACGTTCGCCAGGAGTTGGAAGGTATATTGAAAAATTTCCGCAAACCCAACGGCGAACCGTACAACCATTACACCGACGGGTTAAAAATTTACACCACCATCGACGCCCGTTTGCAGAACCACGCAGAACAGGCCGTGTTTGAACAAATGCCCAAAATTCAACGCCGCTTCAATGGCGAGTGGAGCAACCAGGATCCCTGGGAGAATCCTGAGAATTTGCGCAAAATCTTGAATGCCAACTCCATTTACCAAGGTTGGAAAGCCAAAGGGTATTCGCACGAAGGCATCATTCGCCGCATGAGTGAAAAGTACCCGATGGAATTGTTCGATTGGAAAAATGGGTCGATCCATCGGGAAATGAGCCAATTGGATTCCATTAAATATTACTTGCACCAGCTCAATACCGGCCTGATTGCCATTGAACCGGAAACGGGTGCCGTTCGGGCCTGGGTAGGTGGTTTTGACCATAAGTTTGTCAAATACGATCACGTGAAATCCAGCCGCCAGGTGGGTTCCACTTTTAAGCCGATCTTGTACGCACAGGCGGTAGAAAGTGGCATGGATCCTTGTAAGTATTTTCCGAACCAACCGAAAATGTATGCCGAGTACGAAAACTGGCAACCCAAAAACTCGGACAACAGCTACGGGGGCGGTTATTCCCTGGAAGGGGCACTGACCAAGTCCGTCAACACCGTTTCCGTACAAATCATCATGGAAACAGGCATCAATCCTGTGCGCAAGCTGGCTGGCGAGATGGGCATCAAGTCCAAAATACCTTATGCACCCTCCATCGCGTTGGGCACGGTTGAAACTTCTTTACAAGAAATGGTGCAAGCTTATTCGGTGTTCGTCAATCGGGGCATCAAACGCCCATTCTTTTTCATTGAACGCATTGAAACCGCCGATGGAGATTTGATTGCCGATTTTGGACCCAACGAAAACGTTGAGCCAGAAAAAAGAGTGCTTTCTGAACGCACGGCCGACATCATGCTGAAAATGATGCGCTCCGTAACCTCGGGCGGTACGGCCTCTAGTGTACGCTGGAAATTTGGCATCAATAGTGATTTTGCGGGCAAAACCGGAACAACCCAAAACCAGTCAGATGGCTGGTTCATCGGCCTAACCCAAAAATTAGTGGCCGGTGTATGGGTAGGTGCCGAGAGTCCGATCATCCACTTCAAAAGCCTGGATTCCGGTCAAGGCGCGGCTACTGCACTGCCCATTTGGGGCGCTTTTATGAAGCGGGTTTATGAAGACCCTCGTTTCAGTAGTTGGAAGGATGTAAAAATGGCCGTATTGCCAGACTCTACCCGCAACCGCATCAGCTGTGCACACCGCATTTGGTATCCATCAGATTCCCTTTTGCTCGATAGTTTGGGCAACCCCCTCAATCCAACGGTCGAGGGCGACAGTACCATCATCGGTACAGATACAGACCTTACCCGGGAGGACAAAAAGGAAGAACGCAAAAAACGCCGCGAACAAAAGCAGCTGGAAAAGGGGCTTTTGAACGGGAACAAAGAAGAAGAAAAAGATACCGATCCGGATGGGAATTAA
- a CDS encoding helix-turn-helix transcriptional regulator produces the protein MRKFNRIKVVLAEKDKTAIWLAEQVGRDKSTVSRWCTNDMQPPLEVLYQIAEILAVDVCALLVRQEKNEVRE, from the coding sequence ATGAGAAAATTCAATCGGATTAAAGTAGTACTGGCCGAAAAAGACAAAACTGCCATTTGGCTGGCTGAACAAGTTGGCAGAGACAAATCTACAGTATCACGCTGGTGCACCAATGATATGCAGCCTCCATTGGAGGTGTTGTATCAGATTGCTGAGATACTGGCGGTAGATGTTTGTGCTTTGCTAGTGCGGCAAGAAAAAAATGAGGTTCGAGAATGA